In Rosa rugosa chromosome 4, drRosRugo1.1, whole genome shotgun sequence, the genomic stretch GAAATTCCTTTTCCTTTAAAATGAATCAAATATTTAGATATCACACAATGTATTTTTTAGATGAAATATAATCCTCTATCGATAACATTAACGGATCGATATAACATCAAGAAGGACTACAAAAAATGGGTGTGACAGACTGCAACCTCAACTTCACTTACATGGAAGTCGTGCACAACTCCAGAACGATCATAGGTTACAGGCAGGTCATTTGAAATAACCATCATGAGCCAAGGAAGCCTAACTTTGAAGTTTTGAACCACTGAAAATGTCCCAACCTCTCGGGCTACAAAACTTGCAATCAAATGAGCAGCTTGATGCCTTGGTTTGTTCATTTGCCTCTCTAGGAACAAAGTCAATCCTAGGAACttgaagcaaggactgaaaaatCGATTTTTTTGCCGATAATTCTGTgaaattttcgtttttttttgttCACGATATTTTCTTGATATTCCATAATAATTTCATTTGAAATTTTCGATATATCGCAATATTTGTAGAAATTTGGGCGAAACTCACTAAATTTCGTCATTTTTCTCGTGGCCCAACTTTATTTCCTCCTTTTTCTCGTGGTCCAACAGTCTAATTTGCCAATTTTTGAATTCAAAATTCGGGAAAAAGGGGGCAATACCAAACTCAAGGAGGTTCTAACCTTAGTTGTACAATGACAATATAAACAACTCAACCATTGCTGGTGGAAGGAGACTTGGTTATTATGTGAATATTGTTAAAGtgaaatgacaattggaattggtctactcatttcatttcatagtccctttatatagggatagaattacaacggaaatatcgattacattaatgatactaaatgctgattgatccgtaattgtgctgattgatggtaatcactgattccttgattccctctccgtcagttgctttgacgaaggcacacaatatgtttttcctttaacactcccccttgtgccaagtcaaagcgaaatggtgcatgagttgttgcctcactaaaaaccttgccaagtaacaataaaaaccctgtgggacaaaaaatacgccttggtcgaaggaaaagagcacaacgcaccttttacatttgaggatgacatgtgtgtgttagactccccctgacgtctacacctccccctgatacttacattaatcaggggagcttggaaagtcttcgcattcctatgcttttcacatgtttctcaaatatggccttaggcaatgatttggtgaacaaatctgccacattctcctcagatcttacttgattcacttgaatcttgaggagggcctgttgttgctgattgtacaaaaactttggcgatatgtgttttgtattatcacccttgatatatcctagcttcatctgttcgatgcaagctgcattatcttcataaatgcaagtaggctcttcagtggtagaactcaaaccactagtccctcgaatatgtgtgatgatagctcttaaccatacacattcacgaaccgcctcatgtagagcaatgatctctgagtggttcgaggaggtaaccataagggtttgcttggttgatctccaagatatcgccgtgttcccaatggtgaatacataaccaatttgggaacgacctttatgtgggtcagagaggtacccagtatcagcaaaaccaaccaaaacgttatttggcgtttcggtgtagtgagtggcgctttcgccatcaacatttcctttagggattgcagttccatctgcggtccctcttgtctctctgtagggaaagaacagtcccaagtcaatggttccttttaggtatcgaagatgttcttgataccattccagtgacgctgcgttggcgctgagctaaatctagctaacaagttcattgagAATGCAAtctctggtcgagtacattgggttaagtacaataatgcgcctattgcacttagatagggaatttcagctcccaacacttcttcgtcatcttcctttggacgaaatggatctttccttgcatccaaacttcgaccgatcatgggagtgctagcaggatgcgctttgtccatgttatatcgcctgacttttggacatacgcagactggtggattagtattccacaaactcggtgttctagttcaaggcctagatagaatcgagttttcccaagatccttcatctcaaattcggatttcaagtagctcgcggtttctcttatttcgtcaagagtacctattatgttcatatcatcgacatatacagctacagttgcaaatccggaacttgttttctttatgaatacgcaggggcatacttcatcgttcttatatcccttcccaatcaagtagtcacttagacgggtataccacatccgcccggattgtttcattccgtaaagtgagcgtttcaacttaattgcaaacgcactacgtggtttagagtcacttgacttgggtaatgtaaggccatcaggcactttcatatatatctctgaatctagatccccatagagatatgtagtaaccacatccatgagctgcatttccagtccttcgaaAATTACTatgctaactaagtagcggaacgttataacgtccattacggggagtatgtctcctcgtagtcaattccagggcgttgtgagaaaccttgcgccacaaggcgagccttgtacctcaggacttcattcttctcattacgctttctgacaaagacccatttatgttctacaggctttacacttggtggggttagcactaccggaccaaatacctgtctctttgtcagagaatctaattctgcctggattgcttctttccatttaggccaatctgctctttgttgacattttgcaacagagcgtggttcgatatcatcgtgctctatgattccttgagcaacagtatatatcatcaatgtgtatggaagatctttctatcaactcatacgcactctcataatcctttgagatttctttgttctctggaatcattttaaacatcggagcgtcctccagtattgattcatggacataactgtaatcagagacaatctcatgagagggattctatacattgatgattagtttgtgccttactcaccctcttcttccttgggtgagtgtcaatcgaaccaagtggcctccccctcttccttggggagccacggcctcaaccacacctccactaagtgcggttgcagtgcctctatctgcggcaccgtgccccttgttggggacttctaaccttgcaggcacagttgcagctggtatatgtgatctcgtcacttttacgatattagtaaacgcatcaggcatcgaatctgctacgttctgaagatcgattattcttttcacttcactttcactttgtgaagtgcggggatcaaaatgagacagagtggggacaaaccacgacaattcctgtcgttcccttggaaaatcctttttcctatctccccctaacgacgggaagactgtctcatcaaagtgacaaaccgcaaatctagcggtaaagagatcgcctgtcaagggtttccaaatagcggataattgttggggattcgtatccaacatagatacttaatcgtctctgaggacccattttggtgcgctgtgggggcgcaataggcacatatactgctcaaccaaatatgcgtaagtgtgaaatgtcaggctcatatccagttaccaactggtacgcagaaaatggttggctagcagtgggtctgaaacgaataagtaaagctgcgtgcaatattgcataaccccatgcagatataggcaggttggtgcgcataaccaatgcccttgccaccatctgtagccttttgatggtggcttctgcgagaccattttgtgtatgcacatggggtacaagATGCTCTatatcgatcccaatagacatgcaatattcatcaaatgcttttgatgtaaactctccagcgttatcaagccttatagacttgatagggtgatcagggtggtgagcccttaaacgtatagtctgtgctaggagttttgcagcatttcttgtggacactaaagcgacatgtgaccagtgtgtcgaagtatccaccagaaccataaagtacttaaaatggtccgcattctggatggataggtccacagatatctccttgtatcctttgtaagaatggaatgttttgtgttgtatctttagcataggaaggtctctatcctgtttttgctaaagggcaggctttgcaaaacgagtgatgtgcctttgaaatagtcaatgaggcataatgggagggaggtagtgcttctggtacttcagaaggcaatgactgcatttgagcaatactagaaccgacaccttgcagtgtgacggatttttgtcccattttatttttcactcgaaagaagggatgtccatatgagttctttaaaatacggatcatcatgtcacgaccggggtgccctaggcggtcatgccaaagcctgtatgagtcagtgtcccacatttcattgttggtgacagcataggattcaatgatccgaatcgtagtgaggtacagtccactagattgactcataagtttctctaaaatgcgtttccttccacattcattagaggtaatataaaagtattcagttccattctcacagtttGTTTTTACATGATAATCGTTGGCATGAATATCTTTgatacttaacaaggttcgattagctcttggtgcatacagagcgtatctcatattctttagagtatttgtatttatgtagaatgataattttttcatccaaataattttttctttttctagatgtattgctttacatctttatagtgcaattttgaaccatgtaaatatgtgtagtaaataaatttgaataaattcagtgcttcagaaaatttgaataaattcagtgcttcagaataaaattcaaaatttattaataagccaacgataatcaaatcaaggtctttgttcataaatctaattcatcaaaccattattgaaataaactttaagaccaagtaatagtctaattaaaaatgaggcattatgccttcatatctgtctttggaaaataaatagataaagcaGGTCAATCAAAATCTAgtgcatccattgactgagcaagttccttgttgccattgaggtctgcaattgtgaggttgacatctgagtcatggcctccttcttccatatagtgagtttcttgttctttagactccctatatctcttgtaagtggctgcaactatgttgcttgcttggcagttcttgtaccaatgcccaatgattccacacctatagcatggttcattgccaactctatcctgtttgactgaagggttcttaggtgccttttgcaccttgtttccatcacctccacgtccctttccacgtggtgcattgttgccacgtgggtagggatcggCACGTTCAAACCTCTTTGCATTggagttctttccaccttttatttttccataattagcctcgggaattttctttgtcccagtgGGCCTAGCATTGTTGTGCAAGAGATCCTCATtttgcctctcagccacttgcagtaggctgaTCAGCTttttgaaggttgtgattcttttgttgtcatactccagcctatactggtccGCTAGTATAAGcgctgaagtaggaaaggtggaaagagtcttgtagatcatatcatcttctgtgatttcccttccacagaaattgagacgtgcctgtaggcgcaacatgtccttgttgaagtcattgacccttttatagtcaagcaagcagattccattccactgaacagccagttctgggagcaaagtgtcatgaatgttcccaaaacgtcccttaagggcatcccacagttttttgggtgtcttcaactgaaggtactcccagcgtaggctaggatcaatatgtcgcctaagaaacattaaggcatttgatttcaccttgttagatagttcatcatctttgggaTCAGTAATGGttgcagtgtagtcttttgccacaaaggcagtttccatatcggaaacccaacgatggtactcaagtccttctgagtccaagatgtcaaaCTCAGGttgagttggatcagccatctacataaaacaagagagaagatataaattacgcagtcataaagacatccacgtaaattattttccaaacatatgaattagatttcaagacgaagattcgtaatggtcacattttttttcgatgctatgtgaaaatactttatcacagtaagtgagtgtataatgcgcatgaattttcattatcatggccaAACGGTATTGATATGTTGCATTAAAAATAATCATAGTACATTTAAATATATCATATAAAAATAAGCttcatgctcaaatttcacaaatatacaacaaattatatactacacataataatagcaataatatatcatgcgtaaaataaaatataaataatagcataatacaaagcatgcgtaggcataatttatataaacatgctcaaaatttcataataaaatataaacaataaaatataaagcatgcttaaacataattataaatcaTGCGTAAATATAATCATagaaaacataaataataaGGCATGCTCAATAATCCTAATTAAATATACTatagtatgaaattaaataaataaaagaaaacatacttgattttgagtaaataaaacgatcctagcgcacgcgcgtgttgatgcaggcgtgcgtagcgatgtttttgggcttgggccacttcctcttttttcagCAATGGACCACGGGCcttgttgtttgtttttcttttgcttgGCCTGCtaaagttttcttttttctgtgggCCGTAGGGCctgtttcttgttttttttttcgtttctaggccacacaatttttcttttctgggcatgcaggttttttttttgtcttggcCACAGGGCCTgattccccttttttttctctGGGCCGAGGGCCTTTTCTTTggccttcttttttttctgtttttttttttttaattttattctttGGGCCGGCTCTATATTGTGAGCCTAgtcaccttctttttttttctttttcttccttctttctctctcttcgcgtcttcttcttcctacaGGTTCTTTGTTTGCAGGTGGGTGGGTACCGATCGATCAGGTTTGCAGGTGGCTGACTCAGGTCGTGGGCGAGCGCCGGTGTCCGGGCGTGGATGTGAAGGCCGGTCTGCAGCGAGGTTGGGCGAGCGCTGCTGTTCGTGCGCCGATCTGGATGTGGAGGCCGGTCTGGGCTGTAGGCGGAGGTGGAGGTGAGCAGCAACGTGGTAGCAGGGGCTGCGCTGGGCAGATCGAAGGCGCTGTGGGCTGGATGCGTCCGTGCTGGGATCGGTGGGCTGCTGGGAGGAGAGGGCGGTGCTTTGTATAGGGGAGCAGGCTGCAGGTGAGCGACTGGGAAGACGGCGCAGATCAGAATCGGGCTGGAGGAGCGTTGGATTGTGCCGGAATTTGGTCGCAGTCGGAGCTGGGCTCGGAACCGTAGCCGGGTCGGGTCTTCTTTGGAGGTTACTTCTAGGTGGGTGTCCAAAAGGAAAGCTTGGGTGTCCAAAGGGAAAGCTTGGCTGCAGGCGGGCTATGCAGTAGCGCGGGGAGCTGGGCTGCGCGGCCGGGggagagagattttttttttttttttgtttagggcggcagaggaaaaagaagaaaatatattttttcttctagggttttggttgttgtttttttttcgacggaaagaaactagaaaattaggattttttttcttttggctatttgttctgagcgtgctgataacgtgttaaagtgaaatgacaattggaattggtctactcatttcatttcatagtccctttatatagggatagaattacaacggaaatatcgattacattaatgatactaaatgctgattgatccgtaattgtgctgattgatggtaatcactgattccttgattccctctccgtcagttgctttgacgaaggcacacaatatgtttttcctttaacaaatatctttttatatatatcatttCTTCATTAATCTCCTCTTTTATAATCCTTCTTTCAATagtttattttattgtaattaatcatatttattattaaatactttgtatctttttttttttttttttgaaagccCACGGGGCAAAATagatcacaagccagaataggccgttacatatcattccgctgtcatttaaggacatagacagacaagaaggtagtAGTAGAACCCACTGTGGTACgtagaaatagacctactcattatacatttcagaccgtagagatagcggagatcctcctttggtactacgccagaggcgctagagatctaggttcGTAATATAAGgaaacttattgtaattagacaaaaaaaactaaaaacatagggttcgACCAAGGGCCTAAACCGTAGCTCAAATTTAGAAGCTAATGGACTAGGGTAGAAACCCCAACCTAACAACCTGAAGCCCAGTAGGGTAGTCAGCCAAGAAGATCCCCCAAGCCCATCATCCTGGTTCGGGCCCAGTCCACCATCTTCTCCCAACCCTCATTGTACGTCACATTCCGGTCGAGTTCGATCCGACCCATGCCACCAACCCGCCTTGTCGCGATGCACATCACCATGGCAGCGATCCAATCGTCCCGAGCCACGCCGTCGACCTGCGTCACCATCAAACAACACCATCCCCGATCCGGATCTTCACAACCCCGCACCACCACCGATCAAAACCCATGTCGGCATCGCCGGTCCAAGAAACCATTCACGGGGACCGATTACCGGCCTGTAATAGCACAA encodes the following:
- the LOC133746253 gene encoding uncharacterized protein LOC133746253, giving the protein MADPTQPEFDILDSEGLEYHRWVSDMETAFVAKDYTATITDPKDDELSNKVKSNALMFLRRHIDPSLRWEYLQLKTPKKLWDALKGRFGNIHDTLLPELAVQWNGICLLDYKRVNDFNKDMLRLQARLNFCGREITEDDMIYKTLSTFPTSALILADQYRLEYDNKRITTFKKLISLLQVAERQNEDLLHNNARPTGTKKIPEANYGKIKGGKNSNAKRFERADPYPRGNNAPRGKGRGGDGNKVQKAPKNPSVKQDRVGNEPCYRCGIIGHWYKNCQASNIVAATYKRYRESKEQETHYMEEGGHDSDVNLTIADLNGNKELAQSMDALDFD